In Larimichthys crocea isolate SSNF chromosome XXII, L_crocea_2.0, whole genome shotgun sequence, the genomic stretch tattttaattttaaatatagttagatttatttttattttaagtacatttagatttattttaattttaaatatagttagatttatttttattttaaatatagttagatttactttaattttaaatacagttagatttattttaattttaaatatagctaaatttaatttttattttaaatacagttagatttatttttattttaaatacagttagatttattttaattttaaatatagttagatgtattttattttaaatatagttagatttaatttttattttaaatacagttagatgtattttattttaaatacagttagatttatttttattttaaatatagttagatttattttaattttaaatatagttagatttattttaattttaaatacagttagatttattttattttaaataaagttagatttatttttattttaaatatagtttgtttgtttttttgttccacgGCAAGCCACCGGAAGAGGCGGGACTTTGGCTCAAAGTCGGCCCGgaagttattaaaatgattttggaGAGCGCGAAACCGGAAAGCGagaagtgttgttgttgttgatggttCTGGACTCTGTGATTTggtgtgtttttccttcagcaTGTGTGAAAAGATTACCAAGGTAATGTCCAGCATCAGTCTAACGTGGCTCTCTGAGTTCTCgctgtttgtgttgattgtgCTCCGTGTCACTCCTCAGGTGAACAGCTGGCTCAGCGCGGTGTTTGGAGATCAGCCGGTGCCACACTTCGAGGTCAACACACGGACTGTGGACATACTGTACCAGCTGGCTCAGGCCAGTGAAGCCCGCTGCAGTGACACAGCTCTGCATGTAGAAGACCTCAAACAGAAAGCTTCAGAGTATCAGGCTGAGGGTGAGGAGCTCACACACAGTAAGATGCAGTGAGATGTGACAGTGATCCTGATTCAAAGTGAGTTTCAGTCAGTAATTCAAGCTGACTACCTGACAGCAGTACACCTACTGTTCAGAAATGCCCACTTACAACGCAGGTCATATTTgagtacatttctttttattgtattcacTAAATATCTGAGATCTGGGAACAaagcatagactgtataaaacatggatataGTATTCATGGCATCACCCTACATCTAAAGAGCTGTGAAGCTGTGTGGTGGCTCTAGTCGTCACCATCATCCCGCCAGTCGTCCTGCCTCTGCCGTCTCCCAGGTAATCCAAAAATCTGCTCGATttggatcatcagtggatcatcagtggacctgaggcaggctgaagcctatgacttgttttgtagccagcctcaaatggcACTTCCACAACaaatttcacagccacagaggtttctACTTGGAGCAAAGTGACATTGGGCAAGTTATATGATTGATCAGACAGGTCGTCATCTGTAAGTTTGGTTACTATAGTTTACtagttatatttgtttttgttttcttctttcacatcTCTTCTGCTACCAGGGGGTTCAGTTTAAAACCTCTGATCATCAGATCGTTTCTTCTTCTTAGCAATGTAGCAATTAACTTCAGAACAATATTATTGTAACTGTGAATGATTGCCAAAACACGATAATAAGACTTTTAATAGGCTGATAAACTGTATACTTTTACTCGACTATACTACGTTTAGTCGAGTCTAAAATAACACTGCACGGCCTTTTCATACGATCAAACTGTGTCTCCTGCTTCTAGGTGCTCATCTCCAGGATGTTCTTCTACAAGGTGTTGGCCTGTCCTGTGCCAGCTTGTCAAAGCCCGCTTCCGACTACTTGTCTGCGTTAGTGGACACTGCCATGGTTCTTGGAGTCAGAGACACATCACTGGGCAGGTACACTGTTGAACTCTATTACAAGTTATCAGTTACtttttttcagtcaggattttgTCTGATAAACATGTCTTGTCTAGCTTTATGCCTGCAGTGAACAACCTCACCAACCAACTTCTGGAAGCAGAGAAGTCAAACAGGAGAATTGAGAGGGAGCTCAGGGCCGTCAGAAAGAGACTCGGTTCTACTCTGGTGCTGCGGAGCAACTTACAAGAGTAAGAACACGGATGAAGAGGATAGCTCTGTTCATATCGTACACGCTATGGTTCTTCTGTACTCAGTGTTCATAATTGTCTTCAGGGATATCAACAAAGCGGTCAAATCTCAGGGAGTGGAGAGCGCCAAAGCAGAGGAGAGGCTCCTTAACATGGATTTTGTGACAGCAAAGGCTAAAGAGCTCGACAACAGGCGTCAGAGGGCAGAGGTATGTTGCAGTGTTGCACCTATAGTAGCTGCATGAGGCAGGTTAAAGGGGAACATCAGCTTTTTTCAACATGgatcatcatttttaatttttatttaccTATGAGTGGCTGCAGCATTATCCTTAATGGGCACTGCATGCCGTCAAAGTACATCCACTGAAAtgtatgttgctgctgtttttgtcagtggagtCTGCTGGCTTTGAACAGAGTGATTTAACAGCTGTTCCAGGTGAAGCAAATATTATCCtactataaaaatatttatctgtgtAAGGATCCTTTTCCATAATGATGTCTGACAATAATAATGTAAGTATGTAAGTAAATACAAGCATTTATTGTGGATACACTTTCATAGTGTGCACCCTTCCCAGTGAATTACACTGCTGGCTGCAGCACTCTCACTGAATACTGGACTAGTTTAAAAATGGTTGTCCCAGTTAGTCACTTAGACCTAAAAACATGAGAAGATGgggtccaggttgaaaaatacaaGTTGCGCATTAGTGTGTTGATACATGGTAAGATAAACTGCTATGATTTTAACATGTAAAATGGCCAGATATTTAGAAGTgctccttgttttgtttcagatatTCATATCTTAGTGGGAGATTTGTGCTGGGTGGGAACATTCAGCAAGATTGTGCTAATGACAGCTTGCTATGCAGAAGCCTGAAGAGGCATAAATTACTGTTGTCCTCAGCcaacattaagaaaaaaaaaaaaaatcagtggcaTAGAAAATACTCAAGAATGAAAGATAGAGGGGATGAGGAGAGTCTCCTAGGAACCCCCtgacaagaagaagacaaactTGTGTGTGACAGCAGATGCACACATCAGTCATAACCTCAGAGACACCTGCCTAATATTgtgtagatttcttttttttatgctgcCAAAAAATCTGAAGTTGCGAGGTGCCTCCATGGAtcggacttgtttgtccagccCACAGATGCTTGATTAAGTCTTCTTCAAAGTTGCTTTGTGGCAGGGTGCATTATCCTGCTAAATGAGGCCACTGCCATCAGGGAATGCCGTACAGTACAATACAGCTTAGCATCCAGCCATACCCTTTTCATAGGTACTGACCGCTGCAGACCGGGAGCACcacacaagagctgcagttttggagatgcTCTGACTGAATCATCAAGCTCACACAATTCAGCCCTTCTCAGAGTCAAATCTTTACCCATGCCCAATTTTTCTCCTTCTAACACATTAACtccaaagagaaaatgtttactTGCTGCTTTATGTATTCCACTTACTGACAGGTGACATGATAGCAACATAATCAGTGTTACTCTATTCAACTTtcagtggtcataatgttacGGCTGATGTATATTCATTCATAGCTACAGCTCTTTCCCCAGCTGTTAGTGGTTTTGACCCGGGTCCAAAAGTTAACGCCCTTCGTATCATTGTCTGTCACTGAGGTTGGGTGGCTATTTCATTCTTTTCTATCAATCCTGCAGGCTCAACTTGAATCCAGGAACATGGACAAGTCCATCACCCACCAGGCTATTATGCAGCTCTCTGAGGTAATTTTAGCAGTCGGTACCATtggtaaagaaaacaacacgTTGTGCTTTCAGGGTTTGAAAAGTGtcgtcttgtttttctctctgtaggAAGTCACCACGCTGAAACAAGAAACAATTcctctgaaaaagaaactgGAGCCTTACATGGACTTAAGCCCGGTACGCTTGCTAAGTGTTCTTAAACGGCAAATTCAAATTGGACTTCATTAAACTACCTTGACAGATgtgaataaatcacatttagaGACAACTTTGTTTCTGTATGtctgaaatatttttacctTCCAAACCACAACAGAGCCCGTCTCTTGCTCAAGTAAAAATCGAGGAGGCAAAACGAGAATTGGTGAGTATCTTAATCACTCTGTGGTGGATGAGATGTGCTTCCGTGatttaaattttcttttctttcctcaatTACAGGCTGCACTTGATTCCCAACTCGAGATAAATATGGAGTTTAAGTGAATACTTGTCATGTTCAAATCTGTCCTGTT encodes the following:
- the haus1 gene encoding HAUS augmin-like complex subunit 1, coding for MCEKITKVNSWLSAVFGDQPVPHFEVNTRTVDILYQLAQASEARCSDTALHVEDLKQKASEYQAEGAHLQDVLLQGVGLSCASLSKPASDYLSALVDTAMVLGVRDTSLGSFMPAVNNLTNQLLEAEKSNRRIERELRAVRKRLGSTLVLRSNLQEDINKAVKSQGVESAKAEERLLNMDFVTAKAKELDNRRQRAEAQLESRNMDKSITHQAIMQLSEEVTTLKQETIPLKKKLEPYMDLSPSPSLAQVKIEEAKRELAALDSQLEINMEFK